Proteins from a genomic interval of Hornefia porci:
- a CDS encoding phage tail tape measure protein — protein sequence MASRIKGIIVEIGGDTTGLDKALKGVNNNIRTTQSSLRDVNRLLKLDPKNTTLLSQKQKLLKESISQTKEKLDGLKEAQKQAKEQLERGELGQDKYDALQREIVETENELKRLEAEAKACESKFVKMAEVGGKMQQVGDSISGAGRKLMPVSGAVAALGAVSVKTAADFDVSMSKVAAVSGATGEDFDKLRAKAREMGARTKFSASEAAEAMNYMAMAGWKTEDMLSGVEGIMNLAAASGEDLATTSDIVTDALIAFGLTAKDSGHFADILASASSNANTNVSMMGETFKYCAPIAGALGFSAEDTAEAIGLMANAGIKSTQAGTALRTIMNNLSKDFTISGKNIGDVTIATTNADGSMRDLRDILADTREAFSGLSESEKAQAAQSLVGKNAMSGFLALMSAAPSDIEKLEGAIDNCDGSALEMSEIMQDNLTGQLTILKSQLQELAISFGDALMPMIRKVVSAIQGFVDKLNNMSEGQRNAILRIGMFIAALAPMLMVIGTVTSKIGLALQAFSKLGGGLSKVSGAISKAGGMTSILSKAFGFLLSPIGIVIGVVAVLAAAFIHLWRTNEKFRSSMIKIWNGIKNTIGKFVKEIKSRFDGLGIDFSKIAGTMKKIWEGFCAILAPLFEGAFKVIAVVLQTVLDVIIGVLDVFIGIFTGDWKKVWQGVKRIFISVWNGIKGILSAALNTIKNITNTVLGWFGTNWRKIWNGIKKFTASLWNGIKTLASKVFNGIKTAILTPIRAVKTGLSSIWSSVKSTTSSVWRSMKSTASSVWSSIKLAVTSPAQAIKSTLSGIWSSIKSTASSAWNGIKSAMISPINSAKSTISGIISKIKGFFPLSIGRIFSNLKLPHISVSGGKAPFGIGGKGSLPSFSVSWYAKAMEKGMILNSPTIFGMKGNMLLGGGEAGSETVVGTDSLMNMITAAVSGIGDEIVDAFLSAGGGRSGDVNINVEVSGAENPEEWARKFVKQMRLEMRTV from the coding sequence GTGGCAAGCAGAATCAAAGGCATTATAGTCGAGATCGGTGGCGATACTACTGGTCTCGACAAGGCGCTAAAGGGCGTCAACAACAATATCCGCACCACGCAGTCGAGCCTCCGCGATGTGAACAGGCTTCTTAAGCTTGATCCGAAGAACACCACCCTTCTCTCACAGAAGCAGAAGCTCCTGAAGGAATCCATCAGCCAGACAAAGGAAAAGCTGGATGGCTTAAAGGAAGCACAAAAGCAGGCAAAGGAGCAGCTGGAGCGTGGTGAGCTCGGACAGGACAAGTACGATGCCCTGCAGCGCGAGATTGTAGAGACGGAAAATGAACTGAAGCGTCTGGAAGCAGAAGCCAAAGCCTGTGAATCGAAGTTCGTAAAGATGGCTGAGGTCGGCGGCAAGATGCAGCAGGTCGGTGACTCCATTTCCGGTGCCGGAAGAAAGCTCATGCCGGTCTCCGGTGCAGTCGCAGCGCTTGGTGCTGTCTCTGTTAAGACCGCTGCCGACTTTGATGTCTCCATGAGTAAGGTTGCTGCGGTATCCGGTGCAACCGGAGAAGACTTTGATAAGCTCCGTGCCAAGGCAAGAGAGATGGGTGCCAGGACAAAGTTCTCCGCATCGGAAGCTGCCGAAGCTATGAACTATATGGCGATGGCAGGCTGGAAGACCGAGGATATGCTCTCTGGTGTGGAAGGCATTATGAATCTTGCGGCAGCGTCCGGAGAGGATCTGGCAACGACATCGGACATCGTAACAGATGCGCTGATAGCCTTCGGTCTTACGGCGAAGGACTCCGGTCACTTTGCGGATATCCTTGCATCGGCATCATCAAACGCGAATACAAATGTCTCCATGATGGGTGAGACATTTAAATATTGTGCTCCGATTGCAGGGGCACTTGGTTTTTCTGCAGAAGATACTGCGGAGGCCATTGGCCTTATGGCAAACGCCGGAATTAAGTCCACACAGGCAGGTACTGCACTTAGAACGATCATGAATAACCTGTCTAAGGACTTCACGATCAGCGGCAAGAACATCGGCGATGTCACGATTGCCACCACCAATGCGGATGGCAGCATGCGTGACCTCAGAGATATCCTTGCCGATACCAGAGAGGCCTTCTCCGGGCTTTCTGAGTCCGAAAAGGCGCAGGCAGCACAGTCTCTTGTTGGCAAGAATGCCATGTCGGGTTTCCTTGCTCTGATGAGCGCGGCTCCTTCGGATATTGAAAAGCTGGAAGGTGCCATTGATAACTGCGATGGCTCTGCGCTTGAGATGAGCGAGATCATGCAGGATAACCTGACCGGACAGCTCACGATCTTAAAGAGCCAGCTGCAGGAGCTCGCCATTTCCTTTGGTGATGCTTTGATGCCGATGATAAGAAAAGTCGTATCTGCCATACAGGGCTTTGTAGATAAATTAAATAACATGAGCGAGGGGCAGAGGAATGCGATCCTCAGGATTGGAATGTTCATCGCAGCACTGGCGCCTATGCTCATGGTGATAGGGACGGTAACTTCAAAGATCGGACTTGCTTTGCAGGCCTTTTCAAAACTTGGAGGAGGCCTATCAAAAGTGTCAGGCGCGATCAGTAAAGCTGGAGGCATGACAAGCATTTTATCTAAGGCCTTCGGATTTTTATTATCACCGATCGGAATCGTTATAGGTGTGGTCGCTGTGCTTGCAGCGGCTTTTATTCATTTATGGCGTACCAACGAGAAGTTCCGAAGCTCCATGATCAAGATCTGGAATGGAATCAAAAATACGATCGGTAAATTCGTCAAAGAAATCAAGTCCCGGTTTGATGGTCTTGGCATCGACTTTTCGAAGATTGCAGGCACCATGAAAAAGATATGGGAGGGCTTCTGTGCGATCCTTGCACCACTCTTTGAAGGGGCATTTAAGGTAATCGCGGTCGTACTGCAGACCGTCCTTGATGTGATCATCGGAGTGCTGGATGTCTTTATCGGCATCTTCACCGGGGACTGGAAAAAGGTGTGGCAGGGAGTAAAGCGGATCTTTATTTCCGTCTGGAACGGGATCAAAGGTATCCTATCAGCCGCACTGAACACGATAAAAAATATAACAAATACGGTGCTCGGATGGTTCGGTACGAACTGGAGGAAGATATGGAATGGCATCAAGAAATTTACGGCCAGTCTCTGGAACGGCATTAAGACGCTGGCAAGTAAGGTCTTTAATGGGATTAAGACTGCGATTCTGACTCCGATCCGGGCAGTCAAGACGGGACTTTCTTCCATCTGGAGCAGTGTGAAAAGCACAACTTCTTCGGTGTGGCGGAGCATGAAGTCGACAGCAAGCTCGGTGTGGAGCAGCATAAAATTGGCAGTCACCTCACCAGCGCAGGCGATCAAGTCCACACTATCCGGAATATGGAGCAGTATCAAATCAACGGCAAGTTCTGCATGGAACGGAATCAAGAGCGCAATGATCTCACCGATCAATTCTGCGAAGTCTACAATCAGTGGAATCATCAGCAAGATAAAAGGATTCTTCCCGTTATCCATCGGCAGGATATTCAGCAATCTGAAACTGCCGCATATCAGTGTATCTGGCGGTAAGGCACCGTTTGGTATCGGAGGGAAAGGATCTCTTCCATCATTTTCTGTTAGCTGGTATGCCAAGGCGATGGAAAAGGGCATGATCCTTAATAGCCCGACCATTTTTGGCATGAAGGGAAATATGCTCCTTGGCGGCGGTGAGGCCGGATCAGAAACCGTTGTCGGGACAGACTCCCTGATGAATATGATCACAGCAGCGGTCTCCGGTATCGGTGATGAGATCGTAGATGCATTTCTTTCTGCCGGAGGAGGAAGAAGCGGTGATGTGAATATCAACGTGGAAGTCTCCGGTGCAGAAAATCCAGAGGAGTGGGCGAGAAAGTTTGTCAAGCAGATGCGGCTTGAGATGAGGACGGTGTGA